The Syntrophobacterales bacterium genome contains a region encoding:
- a CDS encoding imidazoleglycerol-phosphate dehydratase, whose protein sequence is DDHHLVEDIGICLGKAVRKALGDREGISRYGSAVVPMDESLSQSYL, encoded by the coding sequence GACGACCACCACTTGGTCGAGGATATCGGCATCTGCCTCGGGAAGGCTGTCCGGAAGGCTCTTGGCGACAGGGAGGGGATAAGCCGTTATGGTTCGGCGGTTGTTCCGATGGATGAAAGCCTGAGTCAGTCCTATCTTTAG